Within the Nicotiana tabacum cultivar K326 chromosome 11, ASM71507v2, whole genome shotgun sequence genome, the region gtttttgacaatcaagcgcccacctacagaacaagggaatacagttcaagtttttggcaatcaggcgcttacctggagaacaagggaatagagttcaagttttggtaatcaggctcccacctggagaacaagggaatactgttcaagtattggaaatcaaacacccacctggagaacaagggagtacagttcaagtttcggcaatcaggcgcccatctggagaacgagggaatacagttcaagttttgggatttaggcgcccacctatagaacaagggaatacagttcaagtttttggcaatcagcaccaacatggagaacaagggaatacagttcaagtttaggcaatcaggtgcccacttggagaacaagggaatacagttcaagtactaacaatcaggcacccacccggagaataggggaatacagttcaagtttttgcaattaggcgcccacctggagaacaggggaatacaattcaagttttggcaattatgcacccacatggagaacaagggagtacaattcatgttttggcaatcaggtgcccaccttgagaacgagggaatacagttaaagttttgacaatcaacgcctacatggagaacaaaggaatattgttcaagttttggcaatcacgaacccacctggagaataagggaatatagtacaagttttggaaatcaggttcccacctagagaacaagggaatacagttcaagttttggcaatcgggtgcccacatgtagaacaagggaatacatttcaagtattagcaatcaggcaacCGCCCGGAGAACAggtgaatacagttcaagtttttgcaattaggcgcccacccggagaaccagggaatacagttcaagttttggcaattatgcgcccacatggagaacaagggaatacagttcaagttttgacaatcaacgcctacatggagaacaagggaatattgtttaagttttggcaatcaggaacccacctggagaataagggaatacagttcaagttttggaaatcaggtgcccacctagagaacaagggaatacagttcaatttttagcaatcaggtgcccacatggagaacaagggtataCAATTCAAGTATTAGCAATCATGCACCCACccatagaacaagggaatacaattcaagtttttgtaattaggcgcccacctagagaacaggggaatacagttcatgttttggcaatcaggcgcccacctggagaacaatggaatacagttcaagttttggcaatcaggcacccacctgtagaataagggaatacagttcaagatttgtcaaacaggcgcccacctggagaacaagggaatacagttcaagtttttggcaatcaggctctcacctggagaacaagggaatacaattcaagttttggcaatcaagcgcccacctagagaacaagggaatacagttcaaatttttcatagctctgataccaatttggggggggttgtttgagttcatcttattttttataggatcttttttatgtagttgtggaattaaatgctttttcatgattatctgtagctaaccttgaaatttcttttatattttcaagtgtgtattctaagtatttaatatctttagttttttgatattcttctatatttttttctaatattatttttgacatatttatatgttttagaatttctaaccagtacttaaaatatttgtaactatcaatttttgatttgttcatattaatactgagatgtatacctgttgatacatatatccatggtttctatatttctcagtgttatttcttttagttactgaatcctgtactttccgagttatccaccattttacttgtgtattatctgttcttactataaatttgttataaacaatatatggctcaaatgctaacaaacatttatataatccaaatagttctttcctatttaactgcacagataaatattacaaaaaagaaggaaagaaaaagaaatttaaatcaaaatattcaaagtataaatataggaaaccaagaagaagatattatgtaaaaaattataaacataaaaaaccatataggaaaaagaaaaaactaacagaatgtacttgctataattgtggaaagctaggacacttagccaaagattgtaaattaccaaaaaacccaaagaagaaaaaaattaccgaaatattgatagataatgataaatatacacaagtagaatatgtagattatgaattaagcagtgaagacagcatatatgagatatcagaaaacgagttctctgaaaatgaaataaacaaggatatagaagagtcagatgaagaaaattatgactgaaaaagatatacaaattatacaacaagaagaacaccaagatgaacaatcttcagaacaaaaaataatatttgacgctaatatatttgaacaaataaaaggaaaagaattggatctaagtatagacaaaatattagaagtaccaacaataaagaattggtttaaaagacaaaaagaagaatactatgtagtaagccaaagagaacatataatagattgtaaatacatcaaaggtaaagcacaaataccaattttaaataaaagactactaaataaagaaatacaagatataaaagcaaaaaatccaataaaatatgtacacttaggaggaacggagatcctaataaaagcatgttttagggaaggaatagatacccctatagaaatatacttggcagatgataggattgtacaacctatagaaaagagtataataagtgctataagaggtaacttaatataccaaaaatttaaatttatagtaagtgctaactattcagtagcagtagatgataaaaatatagataaatcattagtattatactggaaaatgtctggaatagaattagcaccaggaagtaaaatattcacagcaagatgtaaaaatctatatgtcttaacaacaaaacataagataacagctaaaaataaaataaataaaataaaaatagaaaatccattcgaaagaatagtatcagttatagacaacaatgattacagttatacagaaatagacatggatgaagatttagaaatagtaaaagaaagattaagcacatcaaaacgaataaataatgaaatgccagaaacatcatcaagaagtacatcaagaagtacatcaaaaagaataaattataccactccacaaaaattaatagaacaaaaaatagaagaaataaacccacatcattattatataacaggaataatggaccaaagaaaatatctaatactaataaatacagggcaggaagagaattatgttataagagaactaataccagaacaagagatagtaacaatagaacaacaaaattcagaactaccaaaagcgttaagaaaaaacgaagaaacaactgaaaaagaattaattattggaggaataccaatattaataaattttaaaatatatcaaggagataaaaatattacactagggataaaatggttagaaaaagtcaaaccatataaattagaagataggcaattaacaataagttatgaaaataagaaaataataataaaaagaactttgatataatgccaaagatatacatactttccaaaataatagtagaaggatattataatagatattatacacctatggtggatacaggagcagaagctaatatgtgtagacataattgtttaccagaaagtaaatgggaaaagctaaaaacccccatagtagtaacaggatttaataatgaaggaagtatgataacatataaagcaagaaatataaaaatacaaatatgggataaaatattaaccatagaagaaatatatagttacgaattcacaaataaagatatattattaggaatgccatttttagataaattatacccacatattataacaaaaacacattggtggtttactaccccgtgtaaacaaaaattaggagcaaaaagagtaaataataaagtaagaaaaataacaccctggattaaaggaagtgaaaagattacccaaaaattagaaaatataatacaaagtaaccataatatagagataatcattttctcaataaataagataaaaccactacaagataaactagaattactatataatgataatccactccaaggatgagaaaaacatcaaacaaaaataaagattgaactaatagatgaaaatagcataataacacaaaaacctttaaaatacaattttaatgatttaacagaatttaaaatgcatataaaagaattattagataataactacatacaagaaagtaatagtaaacatactagcccagcatttatagtaaataagcatagtgaacaaaaaagaggaaaaagccgtatggttatagattatagaaacttaaatgcaaaaacaaaaacatataattatccgataccaaataaaatactaaaaattagacaaatacaaggatataactattttagtaaatttgactgtaaatcaggattttaccatttaaaactagaagatgaatctaaaaagttaacagcattcacagtaccacaaggattttacgaatggaacgtattaccttttggatataaaaatgcaccaggtaggtatcaacattttatggataattacttcaaccaattagaaaattgtataatatatatagatgatatattgctatattctagaacagagaacgaacatataaaactactagaaaaattcatacacattgtagaaatatcaggaataagtttaagtaaaaagaaagcagaagtaatgaaaaatcaaatagaatttttaggtatacaaatagataaaaacggaataaaaatgcaaacccatgtagtacaaaaaataattaacttgaatgaaacacttgatacaaaaaagaagttacaatcatttttaggattggttaaccaagtaagagaatatattcctaaattagcagaaaacttaaaaccattacagaaaaaattaaaaaaggacatagaatatcattttgactaaaaagataaaatacatatacagaagataaaaaatatgtgtaaaaaattaccaaaactatattttccagatgaaaagaaacaatttacatatattgtagaaactgattctagtgatcacagctacggaggagttctaaaatataaatatgataatgaaaaaattgaacaccattgtagatattattccggatcatacacggaaccacaattaaaatgggaaataaataggaaagaactatttggattatataaatgtttgttagcatttgagccatatattgtttataacaaatttatagtaagaacagataatacacaagtaaaatggtggataactcggaaagtacaggattcagtaactacaaaggaaataaggagacttgtattaaatatacaaaattttacatttacaattgaattaatacggactgacaagaatgttattgcagactacctatcaagacaaaggtacccaaacagatgaaagccaagaatcaaaagacatatttacaatccttactactctatccttacagatggagagtatgggaaaaatattacaacagctagaaagtcagcaacatgactataaaaatgcggagctaagtcaatcggaagactctaaacttccagaggtagaaggagacgttgggaaactccaaaaaacccataacacagttgctttatatacagctgcaggtacaagcaaacaagttagcaaaaagccacatatcaatgtaaacctaaataccgtatttgataagccatttacatcaaaaaagccaagagaagcaatagttatagccccacaaacttcaacctatgctaatagcctacaccacaacaaaaaggtatataaccatattactcaaacatatattgagaatatatataaaatccagacatttctgaacctaaaccctagatcaacaactactacagatccaacacaagattatgtaacccaaaaactacatggatataataggcttatagcccagccaaaaacaaaagcaaacctagtaaaaacatgttacaactacggactacttagcacagtatatacccatgacggagaagaaataattggaataccagagctatacaaagcatttgtcaccttcaagagaattacaaaaggcaacctattcttcatcaaattctatacaacaccagcggaaatactatatgatgaaataaaacccataatacaggtgataaaaataggactaacacgagatatgataataccggaagagatagagaaacaaccggagatacagaaaatggagataccaagtttctatgctaataaaagaataattggtatagcaactattattcaagaactagctaacaattatctacaaggaaatgctatctggagctactattccagagaccaattgatgatatatgccaactcgaaggaactacgacaaggagatatggatgaagtccagaaatggattttatcattattaaaaccagaaatgcaaccaactaccagagcattgaaaaaagaatttatttcaaacgagttattaacaagatactgcaaactagtaggacacaaatatccagaccacatatgttcaaagtgcaacggagatgataattatgtaccagaagtccaactagaatgaaggtatcaacaagaagacaaaagaagaagacagctactggaaacatataatgtaaagtaaatagtactagtcgcattcatgaacagtaaaggtcgttcatgaatagtaagagtcataaagtaaatagtatatgtcataatcatgaacagtaaaggtcgttcatgaatagtaggagtcatttgtaaacagtaagagtcgttttaattttctttatatagaatgtaaatccgaggaaggaggacatcctcacccttaccttctctctctaatattctctcttatcttctctcttgtaagaaatatctgagttaattacaagtatctaaaacagctatggagcattcaaacgagttacaaaaccaggtaagtttatttataatcatgtttaactaaactcttatattccttataatctcttaaaaatcataattgtttatcatgttatagtactgttataaagaacatcttgagaaagtttgcctgtctaataatgctgagagtagttaagcccagactatgccatcctaaagtggaaaccagtaggcaaggaagccgtttaggggagtacacagagttgaggcgctgttagggtaaatgattgaagcatgaaaaacatggtagtgaccagaaaagattgttcagtataacttattaaaatatgataaactctatgataaacaaagaggttagagggaatatgtttagtaaacacatgataaggataaataataaatctaaatgaacaaccacacgtatttattagaagaaaatattgactacaaaatacttatgttatatatctttaagagacttaataacgatgttaaaagaaaaatttacgatattttagttacttttgaaataatatatgtaatggaacaagcatttacggaactaattgtatcacatgaaatagatatattagatctatatgaactagatttatattcagactaatgatcacatatcaagttaataaaatctttttataaatgaaacataacacttttcattatataagattctataatacccagaaatggaaacttcttaaaaacctcagtaacataaatagaaaaatagattgtgttaaatacaatattaaaacctgcaaagatattattagatataataaattacgtaataaagctttactaactatagaaaatgaaattgaattttatgaagataaacttgaaagttatcaacacagaaaagaaataacactgagaaatatagaaaccatggatatatgtatcaacaggtatacatctcagtattaatatgaacaaatcaaaaattgatagttacaaatattttaagtactggttagaaattctaaaacatataaatatgtcaaaaataatattagaaaaaaatatagaagaatatcaaaaaactaaagatattaaatacttagaatacacacttgaaaatataaaagaaatttcaaggttagctacagataatcatgaaaaagcatttaattccacaactacataaaaaagatcctatgaaaaataagatgaactcaaacaaccccctttagagtcttccgattgacttagctccgcatttttatagtcatgctgctgactttctagctgttgtaatctttttcccatactctccatctgtaaggatagagtagtaaggattgtaaatatgtcttttgattcttggctttcatctgtttgggtacctttgtcttgataggtagtctgcaataacattcttgtcagtccgtattacttcaattgtaaatgtaaaattttgtatatttaatacaagtctccttatttcctttgtagttactgaatcctgtacttggaataatggaccaaagaaaatatctaatactaataaatacagggcaggaagagaattatgttataagagaactaataccagaacaagagatagtaacaatagaacaacaaaattcagaactaccaaaagcgttaagaaaaaacgaagaaacaactgaaaaagcaatcaggcgcctacctagagaacaggggaatacactttaagttttggcaatcaggtgcccaccttgagaagaaggaaatacagttcaaattttgctaATTttgcgcctacctagagaacaagggagtacagcttaagttttggcaatcaggtgtccacctagagaacgagggaatacagttcaagttttggctttTAGACGCCCACCTAGGGAATATGAGAATACAATTCACGTTTTTgacaatcaagcgcccacctgcacaacaagggaatacagttcaactttttggcaaataggcgcccacttggagaacaaaggaatacagttcatgtttttggcaatcaggcgcccacctggagaacaagggaatacagttcaagttttggtaatcaggctcccacgtggagaacaagagtttatagttcaagttttggcaattaggcgcccacatagagaacaaaggattatagttcaagtttttagcaatcaggcgcctacctagagaacaaaggaatacacttgaagttttggcaatcaggtgcccacctagagaagaaggaaatacaattcaaattttgctaattatccgcccacctagagaacaagggagtacaacttaagttttggcaatcaggtgcccacctagagaacgagggaatacagttcaagttttggctttCAGACGCCCACCTAGGGAATATGGGAATACAATTCACTTTTTTaacaatcaagcacccacctgcagaacaagggaatacagttcatatttttggcaatcaggcgcccacctggagaacaaaggaatacagttcaagtttggcaatcaaacgcccacctggagaacaagggattacagttcatgtttcggtaatcaggcgcccacctggagaacgagggaatacagttcaagttttgggatttaggcgcccacctggagaataagggaatacagttcaagtttttggcaatcagcgccaacctggagaacaagggtatacagttcaaatttaggcaatcaggtgcctacatggagaacaagggaatacagttcaagtattaacaatcaggcacccacccggagaacaggggaatacagttcaggtttttgcaatgaggcgcccacctggagaacaggggaatacaggttaagttttggcaattatgcgcccacctggagaacaagggagtatagttcaagttttggcaatcaggcccccacctggagaacgagggaatacagttcaagttttgacaatcaacGCCTacaaggagaacaagggaatactgttcaagttttggtaatcaggaacccacctggagaataagggaatacagtacaagttttggaaatcaggtgcccacctagaaaacaagggaatatagttcatgttttggcaatcaggtgcccacatggagaacatggaaatatagttcaagtattAGCAATAATGCACCCACCCGGATAAAAAAGGAATActattcaagtttttgcaattaggcgccCTGGAGAACatgagaatacagttcaagttttggcaataaggcgcccacctggagaacaagggaatacagttcaagtttttggcaattaggcacccacctagataacaagggattacagttaaagttttggcaattaggcgcccacctggataacaaggaaatacaattcaagttatggtaattaggcgcccactggagatctagggaatacagttcaagttttggctttcaggagcccacctgaagaacaagggaatataattcacgtttttggcaatcaagcgccaacttggagaacaagggaatacacttcaagtttttggtaatcaggcgctcacctggagaacaaggtaatactgttcaagtttttagcaattaggcgcctacctagataacaagggaatacacttgaagttttggcaatcaggtgcccaccttgagaagaaggaaatacagttcaaattttgttaattatgcgcccacctagagaacaagggagtacagcttaagttttggcaattaggtgcccacctagagaacgagggaatacaattcaagttttggcttTCAGATGCCCACCTAGGGAATATGAGAATATAATTCACGTTTTTgacaatcaagcgcccacctgcagaacaagggaatacagatcaACTTTTTGGcaaataggcgcccacttggagatcaagggaatacagtttatttttttggcaatcaggcgcccacctggagaacaagggaatacagttcaagttttggtaatcaggctcccacctggagaacaagagtttatagttcaagttttggcaattaggcgcccacctggagaacaaaggaatacagttcaagtttttagcaatcaggcgcctacctagagaacaaaggaataaacttgaagttttagcaatcaggtgcccaccttgagaagaaggaaatacagttcaaattttgctaATTAtccgcccacctagagaacaagggagtacaacttaagttttggcaatc harbors:
- the LOC142165990 gene encoding uncharacterized protein LOC142165990, which codes for MESMGKILQQLESQQHDYKNAELSQSEDSKLPEVEGDVGKLQKTHNTVALYTAAGTSKQVSKKPHINVNLNTVFDKPFTSKKPREAIVIAPQTSTYANSLHHNKKVYNHITQTYIENIYKIQTFLNLNPRSTTTTDPTQDYVTQKLHGYNRLIAQPKTKANLVKTCYNYGLLSTVYTHDGEEIIGIPELYKAFVTFKRITKGNLFFIKFYTTPAEILYDEIKPIIQVIKIGLTRDMIIPEEIEKQPEIQKMEIPSFYANKRIIGIATIIQELANNYLQGNAIWKQGNTDQLFGK